A region from the Saccharomonospora azurea NA-128 genome encodes:
- a CDS encoding NADH-quinone oxidoreductase subunit N, whose amino-acid sequence MPRTMLADLSLILPELFLTGGAVCGLLLGSYLPRRAQWLVAALAGAVCVAGVAATVVGWPRDGTTVFEGAYALDVATAVVRIVVLVSVLLVLAISGEFRGHARQSEFVVLLLLSALGTIVLAGANDLLLLVAAFLLASVPLYALVGFAKDSPGTEATMKYYLLSALAGTVMLFGVMAVFGVGGSTGYARLAETLPTTPAAAVAAGAVLVLAGPMFKAGAVPVHFWVPDVTQGARPPVSALVTTIPKIGALVAVYRLVAAVLAPTALNWPLLVAVVAAATMTLGNLAAFFQDNVRRLLAYSTISQVGYLLMAVAAAGASTLALPSLLLYLAAYAVTNLGAFAVVAALPNAETLTDYRGLVRRHPWLAISLVVCLLGLVGTPPTGVFAGKLTVFTAAFDAGFGWLVAVAIANTVASLFYYLRWIAPAVRPEPLTLPTNHGAAGAAAVAAAVSLALGPLAGLVLAPLGHPLTPLP is encoded by the coding sequence ATGCCCCGCACGATGCTCGCCGACCTGAGTCTGATCCTGCCGGAATTGTTTCTCACCGGCGGTGCCGTGTGCGGGCTGCTGCTGGGCTCATATCTGCCCCGGCGCGCCCAGTGGCTCGTGGCCGCGCTGGCAGGTGCAGTGTGCGTCGCCGGTGTTGCCGCGACCGTGGTGGGCTGGCCGCGTGATGGCACGACGGTGTTCGAGGGCGCCTACGCGCTCGACGTGGCCACGGCCGTGGTGCGCATCGTGGTGCTGGTGTCGGTGCTGCTGGTGCTGGCGATCTCGGGCGAGTTCCGTGGCCACGCGCGGCAGAGCGAGTTCGTGGTGTTGCTGCTGCTGTCCGCGCTCGGCACCATCGTGCTCGCCGGTGCGAACGACCTGCTGCTGCTCGTCGCCGCCTTCCTGCTGGCGAGCGTGCCGCTCTACGCGCTCGTCGGGTTCGCGAAGGACTCCCCCGGCACCGAGGCGACCATGAAGTACTACCTCCTGAGCGCGCTCGCCGGAACGGTGATGCTGTTCGGGGTGATGGCCGTGTTCGGCGTCGGCGGCTCCACCGGCTACGCCCGACTGGCTGAGACCCTGCCCACGACACCCGCCGCAGCCGTCGCCGCCGGTGCCGTCCTGGTGCTGGCCGGGCCGATGTTCAAGGCGGGCGCGGTACCCGTGCACTTCTGGGTACCCGACGTCACACAGGGCGCCCGTCCCCCGGTGTCGGCGCTCGTCACCACGATTCCCAAGATCGGTGCACTGGTGGCGGTGTACCGCCTCGTCGCGGCCGTGCTCGCGCCGACGGCGCTGAACTGGCCGCTGCTCGTGGCCGTGGTCGCGGCCGCCACGATGACGCTAGGCAACCTCGCCGCCTTCTTCCAGGACAACGTCCGCAGACTGCTCGCATACTCGACGATCAGTCAGGTGGGCTACCTGCTCATGGCGGTCGCCGCAGCTGGCGCGTCCACCCTCGCGTTGCCGAGCCTGCTGCTCTACCTCGCCGCCTACGCCGTGACGAACCTGGGCGCGTTCGCGGTCGTGGCGGCACTGCCCAACGCCGAGACCCTGACCGACTATCGCGGGCTCGTGCGGCGCCACCCCTGGTTGGCGATCAGCCTCGTGGTGTGCCTGCTCGGGCTCGTCGGCACCCCACCCACCGGCGTGTTCGCCGGCAAGCTCACCGTGTTCACCGCCGCGTTCGACGCGGGGTTCGGTTGGCTCGTGGCCGTCGCCATCGCCAACACCGTCGCGAGCCTGTTCTACTACCTGCGCTGGATCGCGCCCGCCGTGCGCCCCGAACCCCTCACGCTGCCGACCAACCACGGAGCCGCCGGCGCCGCCGCGGTCGCGGCCGCCGTGTCACTGGCGCTCGGGCCGCTCGCGGGGCTCGTCCTCGCCCCGCTCGGCCACCCGCTCACTCCGCTGCCGTGA